The proteins below come from a single Comamonas antarctica genomic window:
- a CDS encoding ABC transporter permease, with translation MKTQAISLSAAPKAAASRPPGALRRFVRKLFREKRLGAAGAVVALFFLLVGLFADVLAPYGMNEVDMAARMHAPSWAHPFGTDNLGRDLLSRCIYGAQISVVIGLSVAMISTVLSALIGIVSGYFGGKLDMLIQRFVDAWMSFPGLVVLIVVASVFGSGITQIILTLGLLIGIGGSRIVRSAVVSVREDMYIHAAKSMGASAPRILWRHVLPNVVPPLIVLFSSSVGTAILAESGLSFLGLGVPPPHPTWGGMLSGNGRTYMLQGPWLALAPGICLTLVVYAINVFGDALRDMLDPRMRGTR, from the coding sequence ATGAAAACCCAGGCCATTTCGCTCTCGGCAGCTCCCAAGGCCGCCGCCTCCCGCCCACCCGGCGCGCTGCGCCGCTTCGTGCGCAAGCTGTTCCGCGAGAAGCGGCTGGGCGCCGCGGGGGCCGTGGTCGCGCTGTTCTTCCTGCTGGTCGGCCTCTTTGCCGACGTCCTGGCACCCTATGGCATGAACGAGGTCGACATGGCCGCGCGCATGCATGCCCCCTCGTGGGCCCACCCGTTCGGCACCGACAACCTGGGCCGCGACCTGCTGTCGCGCTGCATCTACGGCGCGCAGATCTCGGTGGTCATCGGGCTGTCGGTGGCCATGATCTCCACGGTCCTGTCGGCGCTGATCGGCATCGTCTCGGGCTACTTCGGCGGCAAGCTCGACATGCTGATCCAGCGCTTCGTCGATGCCTGGATGAGCTTTCCCGGCCTGGTCGTGCTGATCGTCGTGGCCTCGGTGTTCGGCTCGGGCATCACGCAGATCATCCTGACGCTGGGACTGCTGATCGGCATCGGCGGCTCGCGCATCGTGCGCAGCGCCGTGGTCTCGGTGCGGGAAGACATGTACATCCATGCCGCGAAGTCCATGGGCGCCTCGGCGCCGCGCATCCTCTGGCGCCATGTGCTGCCCAACGTGGTTCCGCCGCTGATCGTGCTGTTCTCCTCGAGCGTGGGCACCGCCATCCTGGCCGAATCGGGCCTGTCCTTCCTGGGCCTGGGCGTGCCGCCGCCGCATCCCACCTGGGGCGGCATGCTTTCGGGCAACGGCCGCACCTACATGCTGCAAGGCCCGTGGCTGGCGCTGGCCCCGGGCATCTGCCTGACCCTCGTGGTCTACGCCATCAACGTCTTCGGCGACGCCCTGCGCGACATGCTCGACCCGCGCATGCGCGGCACCCGCTGA
- a CDS encoding ABC transporter permease: MHTYVLRRLLALLPTMLIASIIVFVIVRMVPGDVVDLMLSQNDAGSNKLTREQLLQTLGLDQPLWRQYGVWISRLLFHADLGDSLWQGDSVVSMIAERLPVTFELGLLAILIALTVAIPIGVYSAVKQDTAGDYATRSFSLLMLAVPSFWIGTMVTVFPSIWWGWSPEIHFTPFSEDPWANLQQMLIPAVILGLSLSAITMRMTRTMMLEVLRQDYIRTARAKGLSEMLILVRHAVRNALIPVITLIGSQAPVLIGGAVILEQIFVLPGMGLLLLDAVNQRDYPVVTGVFFVVGISVMLINLVVDLSYGLIDPKVRQR; this comes from the coding sequence ATGCACACCTATGTACTGCGCCGCTTGCTGGCGCTGCTGCCCACGATGCTGATTGCCAGCATCATCGTGTTCGTGATCGTGCGCATGGTGCCCGGCGATGTCGTCGACCTGATGCTCAGCCAGAACGACGCCGGCTCGAACAAGCTGACCCGCGAGCAACTGCTGCAAACCCTGGGGCTCGACCAGCCGCTGTGGCGGCAGTACGGCGTCTGGATCAGCCGGCTGCTGTTCCATGCCGATCTCGGCGACTCGCTGTGGCAGGGCGATTCGGTGGTGAGCATGATTGCCGAGCGCTTGCCGGTGACCTTCGAGCTGGGCTTGCTGGCCATCCTGATCGCGCTGACCGTGGCCATTCCGATCGGCGTCTATTCCGCGGTCAAGCAGGACACGGCGGGTGACTATGCGACGCGTTCGTTCTCGCTTTTGATGCTGGCCGTACCCAGCTTTTGGATCGGCACGATGGTCACCGTGTTTCCCTCGATCTGGTGGGGCTGGTCGCCCGAAATCCATTTCACGCCGTTTTCCGAAGACCCCTGGGCCAACCTGCAGCAGATGCTGATTCCCGCCGTGATCCTGGGCCTGTCGCTGTCGGCGATCACCATGCGCATGACCCGCACCATGATGCTCGAGGTGCTGCGCCAGGACTACATCCGCACCGCGCGCGCCAAGGGCCTGAGCGAGATGCTGATCCTGGTGCGGCATGCCGTTCGCAACGCGCTGATCCCGGTGATCACGCTGATCGGCAGCCAGGCGCCGGTCTTGATCGGCGGAGCAGTGATCCTCGAGCAGATCTTCGTGCTGCCCGGCATGGGCCTGCTGCTGCTGGACGCCGTGAACCAGCGCGACTACCCCGTGGTCACGGGCGTGTTCTTTGTCGTCGGCATCAGCGTGATGCTCATCAACCTGGTCGTCGATCTGAGCTACGGCCTGATCGATCCCAAGGTCCGCCAACGCTAA
- a CDS encoding ABC transporter substrate-binding protein, producing MHSTPFTTPTRMACALALAGAACSALAQGEAPKYGGTLNFASSSAGVTTLSWDLADWQATLQTRDTGQFYEQLFAVDLSKAKSRGGKYPFTISGWQPSDAVRGELAESWSWPTPLTLEVKLRQGVKFPAKKSVMDERELVAEDIVYNFNRMNTSPKRTQGYYDHVDKVEAKDRHTVVFHFNKYIADWDYRFGNGFFSGIVPKEVVAAGAGNWKNVNGTGPFMLTNVAQGNSLTFSKNPVYWDKLTIGGKSYQLPFVDRVVHRVIKDDSTQQSALRTGKIDILSSIPWEAARELKKSTPQLQWNRWLTTAAPRVALRVDAKPFNDVRVRRALNMAVNKQEIVDKFYGGEAALFTFPMHPEYVGYHKPLNEQPASVQELFKYDPAKARKLLAEAGYPNGFAFKMQICSCNVESMELMPLVAAYLEGVGVKMEITPMEYGAHLSAMTSHTNAAGYLTAIPDVNPTTSLRINFGKDQVYNAPMMNDPKFDARVAEANGERDEAKRQQMLRELTTQVLDQAPAIWMPAPYRYTAWWPWVKNYGGEMFVGAGRFAPIHAQLWIDQELKKKMGF from the coding sequence ATGCACAGCACACCGTTCACGACCCCGACCCGCATGGCATGCGCCCTGGCGCTGGCAGGTGCAGCCTGCAGCGCCCTGGCCCAGGGCGAGGCGCCCAAGTACGGCGGCACGCTCAACTTCGCCAGCAGCAGCGCGGGCGTGACCACGCTGTCGTGGGACCTGGCCGACTGGCAGGCCACGCTGCAGACACGCGATACCGGCCAGTTCTACGAGCAGCTGTTTGCGGTGGACCTGTCCAAGGCCAAGAGCCGCGGCGGCAAGTATCCCTTCACCATCAGCGGCTGGCAGCCCAGCGATGCGGTGCGCGGCGAACTGGCCGAGAGCTGGAGCTGGCCCACGCCGCTGACGCTCGAAGTCAAGCTGCGCCAGGGCGTGAAGTTTCCGGCGAAGAAAAGCGTGATGGACGAACGCGAGCTCGTGGCCGAGGACATCGTCTACAACTTCAACCGCATGAACACCAGCCCCAAGCGCACCCAGGGCTACTACGACCATGTCGACAAGGTCGAGGCCAAGGACAGGCACACGGTGGTGTTCCACTTCAACAAATACATCGCCGACTGGGACTACCGCTTCGGCAACGGCTTCTTTTCCGGCATCGTGCCCAAGGAAGTGGTTGCCGCGGGCGCCGGCAACTGGAAGAACGTCAACGGCACGGGCCCGTTCATGCTGACCAACGTCGCGCAGGGCAACTCGCTGACCTTCAGCAAGAATCCGGTCTACTGGGACAAGCTCACGATCGGCGGCAAGAGCTACCAGCTGCCGTTTGTCGACCGCGTGGTGCACCGCGTGATCAAGGACGACTCGACCCAGCAGTCGGCGCTGCGCACCGGCAAGATCGACATCCTGTCCTCGATCCCGTGGGAGGCCGCCAGGGAGCTGAAGAAAAGCACGCCGCAATTGCAGTGGAACCGCTGGCTCACCACGGCCGCGCCCCGCGTCGCGCTGCGCGTCGACGCCAAGCCCTTCAACGATGTTCGCGTGCGCCGCGCGCTGAACATGGCCGTCAACAAGCAGGAGATCGTCGACAAGTTCTATGGCGGCGAGGCCGCGCTGTTCACCTTCCCCATGCATCCCGAATACGTGGGCTACCACAAGCCGCTGAACGAACAGCCGGCTTCGGTGCAGGAGCTGTTCAAGTACGACCCGGCCAAGGCCAGGAAGCTGCTGGCCGAGGCCGGCTATCCCAACGGCTTCGCCTTCAAGATGCAGATCTGCAGCTGCAACGTCGAGTCGATGGAGCTGATGCCGCTGGTCGCGGCCTATCTCGAAGGCGTGGGCGTGAAGATGGAGATCACGCCCATGGAATACGGCGCGCACCTGTCGGCCATGACCAGCCACACCAATGCCGCCGGCTACCTGACGGCCATTCCCGATGTCAATCCGACCACGTCGCTGCGCATCAACTTCGGCAAGGACCAGGTCTACAACGCGCCGATGATGAACGACCCCAAATTCGACGCGCGCGTCGCCGAAGCCAATGGCGAGCGCGACGAAGCCAAGCGCCAGCAGATGCTGCGCGAGCTCACCACCCAGGTGCTGGACCAGGCGCCCGCGATCTGGATGCCCGCGCCCTACCGCTACACCGCCTGGTGGCCGTGGGTGAAGAACTACGGCGGCGAGATGTTCGTCGGCGCGGGCCGCTTCGCGCCCATCCATGCCCAGCTGTGGATCGACCAGGAGCTGAAGAAAAAGATGGGCTTCTGA
- a CDS encoding ABC transporter ATP-binding protein, producing the protein MATPVLQVRNLTTRFRTEHGEVTAVDNVSFEVNAGETLAIVGESGSGKSVTSMSILGLIPSPPGRIEQGEILFEGEDLLKLNAAQMRRIRGDRIAMIFQDSMASLNPSITIGKQIAEPVQLHRHVPWSAAYERAAELLGRVQIPDAKSRLSAYPHLFSGGMRQRSMIAMALACEPRLIIADEPTTALDVTVQAQILDLLKELTQRDQTAMILITHDLGVVARYADRVAVMYGGRIVEQGTARDIFEQPQHPYTQGLLASIPRIDSDPDQPLPAIEGMPPDLSALPPGCAFAPRCPRSSRDCDAARPALTRVKDGHSKACFNT; encoded by the coding sequence ATGGCAACTCCGGTATTGCAGGTGAGGAACCTCACGACGCGCTTTCGCACCGAGCATGGCGAGGTCACGGCCGTCGACAACGTCAGCTTCGAAGTCAACGCCGGCGAGACGCTGGCCATCGTCGGCGAATCGGGCTCGGGCAAGAGCGTGACCTCGATGTCCATCCTCGGCCTGATCCCCAGCCCGCCGGGCCGCATCGAGCAGGGCGAGATCCTGTTCGAGGGCGAGGACCTGCTCAAGCTCAACGCCGCGCAGATGCGGCGCATCCGCGGCGACCGCATCGCGATGATCTTCCAGGACTCGATGGCCTCGCTCAACCCGTCCATCACCATTGGCAAGCAGATTGCCGAGCCGGTGCAACTGCACCGCCATGTGCCCTGGAGCGCGGCCTACGAGCGCGCCGCCGAGCTGCTGGGCCGGGTGCAGATCCCCGACGCCAAGAGCCGGCTGTCGGCCTACCCGCACCTGTTTTCCGGCGGCATGCGCCAGCGCTCCATGATCGCCATGGCGCTGGCCTGCGAGCCGCGCCTGATCATCGCTGACGAGCCGACCACGGCGCTCGACGTGACGGTGCAGGCGCAGATCCTCGACCTGCTCAAGGAGCTCACGCAGCGCGACCAGACCGCCATGATCCTGATCACCCATGACCTGGGCGTCGTGGCGCGCTATGCCGACCGCGTGGCCGTGATGTATGGCGGACGCATCGTCGAGCAGGGCACGGCGCGCGACATCTTCGAGCAGCCGCAGCATCCCTACACCCAGGGCCTGCTGGCGTCGATTCCGCGCATCGACAGCGACCCGGACCAGCCGCTGCCGGCCATCGAAGGCATGCCGCCCGACCTATCCGCCCTGCCGCCGGGCTGTGCCTTCGCGCCGCGCTGCCCGCGCTCGAGCCGCGACTGCGACGCCGCCCGCCCCGCGCTCACGCGCGTCAAGGACGGCCACAGCAAGGCCTGTTTCAACACCTGA